The genomic window aACATCTTGGGAAAATGATTAGCTGGGCTTCTGTGAATGGGAGTTTGCTGAtttacacacacagagagacagcaAGGTCTAGGCGCCCATCTCAGTCACGTGTACAAGCCCATGGATATACAAGCATACagggacaggcagacagacagacagacacacaccagTGTCATACATAGAAAGCATTCCGTTATAAACCCAGTCACTCTCAGAGCCCCGAGCCACACGTTCAAAATGTACCCCGATATAGAAATAGCCACAAGTGCACCGGCACATAGGTAGTGAGGTACCAGATAaaaagtcattcattttttttcttttggaatgttCGCAGAGAAACTGACCTTTTTGGAGAGGGAGGTTGCTGGCTGCTCTGGAAGGTACAGACAGCATCAGCTTCAGGGGAACTTCATCGTTTTGAGACATTTACCAGTTGAGGTCCTTTATGTAAGACAGCATCAGCAGTTGTActtggagaaaactgaggtcacCTTAGTCTGTTTCAGATGCTGAAGATGGGGTGTTGAGTGCTTTGCCTAGTGTTGGACCATATTCCCAAAGGACGGAAAACCTAGAGCCagtacttcctagctgtgtgaccttgcgctagtgactcaacctctctgtgcttacacatcctcatctatagaatggagATTAAAAAATGGTACCagcctcatagggttattgtgaggagtGCCTGGCATAGGGCAAGCACTATATAAATGTTGGCTGTTAATTATTGTTGTTGGTCATCTGGTTCTCATGAGAAAGCTTGAATCTGGACTGTCACTGGGCCCTTTTGCCTTTGtgggccccttcctccaccaaaaaatattaagaattttatgttttatgacTGCATGGGTATAAAGACTAGTATAATCCAGTTTggattctattcatttttttcctgccaattttaagagaaactaaaacatttttgtgGGCCTTAAAGTTATTGTGGGCTCCAGGCACTGGGCCCACCGTACTGATGATGGACGATTTGGCCCTGGCTGTGGCCCCTCCGCATGTCAGGTTCTGTACACTGAATGGCTGAGAGAGGCGTTGGGGAACGTTCTTTGGATCATCATGAGTGCCTGCTCTGGACCCTGGAGGTGCCTTTAGCTGTACCCTGGGGCAGCCAGGGAGAAAACTGTGCTCTCACTGGGAGCAACTGGGCAGAGGTGGGAGCTGCCTCTGGGCGTGCGCACGGCTAGTGCCAGCCCCTCCTGACCTGGCCCTGGTGCAGGGAGCCATCGGCCAGAGGACGCCATCACTCCAGGGCCTCAAAACGCCTACATTTATGGTGGTGACACTCGGCTGGCTGACATGATTTTCTGGCCACCAAGATTGAAGAAGCAGCCCCAGGAGGACTTGGGAATAACTGCAGAAGGGCGCCCTGGGGGAGTGGATTGCTGTGATTGGAGGGCAGGGGGCTTGGTGTTGGGTTAACTTAAAGCTGTGGCTCTTGCCTGCCCGGACCATGAGGCACTGACTTATCAGGTACCCAGAAGCCCTTCGCTCCTTCATTCTTCCCAGACTCGCTGAGCAGCTCCGGTGCGTGGGCGCTGTGCTAGGGCCGGGGCCACAGAGAGGATAAGAGTTCAGCACCGCTGGACCCCCCTGCCCGGCAGGGTGATGTGTTCCTTGGAGTGTTCTGGGCCAAGAGCTGGGAGCCCCAAACGAGAAGAGGTTAGTTCTGGGTGGGAGCTTGATAGGGGGCAGGTGGGAAAGGGTGGTTTCTCTGCAGACTCCATGTCCAAAAGGAACATGAGGACTTGAGACTGAGAGGACGCCAGACACCCCCACCCTTATCCCGCTGAAGCGCGTGTATTCCAGGGCCTGGAGCAGGGCCTTGCAGGGTCTGGGCACTTCATGTGCCCCAGCTGTTCAGGGCCAGACTGTGCTGGAAAAATAACCATGGGTGACTTGGCAGAGGCTGGGATCAGGGGAGGGGAACGCCAGGAGAAGCAATGCCAAGGTTGGAGTCAAGCGGGGAGGCTGTTGGTGAGAGCCTGAGAAACAGGGCAGGTGCCACTGACCGGGTCCCATAATTTTTAGTTGCTGGGACAGGACTTTTGGGTGGCAAGTGTTACATCTTGGGTGGGACCCACTAAGGAGGTGGGCCTGGGGGCTGGCAGGGTTTCTCCTCAAAAGTCAGATGAAAGTACTGGGTGTTCAGAGAGGGTTTGGGGGCTGGGTGAGGGGTTCGGGCTTTGGTGTGATGGGGGCCGGGGCTCGGCGGGGGGAAGGCTTACTGAGAGCACGGGACCTGGGCAGGGTTTGAGGAGCCGTTTCCCCTTCCCACTCCTGGTCCCTGAATCACTTCAGGCCTCCTTACTCCTCCCATGCCCTCTGCctgggctgggagtgggaggtCTTGTGCGGGCCGAGGCTGGGGCCCCTCTCAGCTGGATCTGATGGTGGAGGGCCTGCCGCGGGACCGCTGGCCTGTGTCCCTCACATTCTGAGGGCTGGAGGCCCGCATCCACTGCCGGGCCAGCTGGGCGGGGGCTCTGGGGCTTGAAGTTTAGCCCTTCCCTGTCAGTATCCTCTGTCCCTCAGCTCTGAGACCCTTTTGCTAGCATGTCAGGGGTTCTGATGCTCTGCCCTTGGGAAGGCAAATTGAAGGGCGACGCTTAACCCAACATGTGGTGTTAATGATGGTGGCATCTCAGACCACAGGTGGCATGTGGGAGTGGCCTTTCTCAGGAAATACACTTCAAGGACGCAGCCTTCTCCAAGCAGGGCCTGTGAGGAAGCCAGAGGTGGAGGGCACCCTGGCTGCTGTCATACCACCCATGTCCAGCCGGGGGCAGCGATGCCCAGCCTAATCTCAAACTCCTGCACCTCCAACTCAGGTTGCACTTGACAGACGGGGGACACCCTACCTGGAAACCAAACGGTTGGAAAGACTTTGAGACCCTCTCACTGAACAGATGGGGTGACTGAGACCCAGCAGGAGCCTGATCTGTCCAAAGCTACGCAGGGGTCACCTGGCTCTTTGCCTTTCATCCAACCACCCGTCTGCGGGGGAGGCTTGGGGTGTCTCTGAGTGCAGCAGAGAGTCTTGGGGGGCTCTAGGGTGCCTCAATCCAGAATCCCTGTGGCCTCGGTGCCACCCCTGGTGCATGTCCTCCTCTGAATGAACTCGCCAGGCAGGGCGTCTGGATGGGTAGGGGCACGAGCTGTGGACCGAGCAGCCTGGAGCTGCCCCACTTGCCTGTGTGCCTCTGGGAGACTTTCTGGGTCTCTCTGTTCTTATCTGGGAATAACACagcacccccagccccctcctgggCTGGCTGTGCGGATGAAATGAGTTgttatatataaagtgcttagactAGCCCCTCGTGACAGCAGGTGAGCATCAAACTCAACCTTCCATTAGGAAGATTCCCTCTTCTCCCTGGCTTCTGAAATGACATGGGAGCCACCTGAGCCAGTGCTGCCCCAGCACCCACGTGACCTCATCCTGACGGCTcctttcccagcccctcccctctcccaccccaacaagaaccacacacacataagaatatagaattttatcttattttagttaaaaaaaataatcgtACCACCGAATGAAgaagtagcctttttttttttcttcctttttcttttttggtgagaagggaagagagaaaaacaaagcaataagccaaaagaaaaagaactttttatATTCATCTGTATAAACATATCCGCTAAGGCAAACGCAATCCAGGGCCAAGGCTGCTGCACTGGGGTCAGTACCTCCTAATTTCTGCAGATTCtaaggccaaaaaaataaaacctctgcAAGTCCAACTCTGCAAGTCCAACAGGAGTTTTGTGGACTCTTGGGGcattttactaaaataaagaGTTACCGAGTTTAAAAAGCAGTGACGCTGTCACAACACACACTGAAAGTTGCATAACTATGGCCTCAGTGGCCATTCACTTGTTTGGACTGGAGGACGGGCACAGCTTCACGACACAGCAATGGACACAGACGCACgtacacacggacacacacacacacgtgagcGAGCACATCGGGAGCCGCGTAGGGCCGGGCCGGTGGCACAGGCTTGGCCACGGCCCATCTGGGGATGAGCACGAGGAGGGCTGGGGTCCCCACGCTCCCTCAGGGGGTGGGTGTGACAGGACAGGTCCCGTTGCTGGTGACAAGGCGGTGAACGTCACTTGGGGAAGGACGGCGTGAAAGAGCCGAGCCaggccccctgctccccaccgcCTGGTCCGTGCAAACCACTTAAAGCACTTCTTGGACGCCTCCTGGAGAATGGAGACGTGCTGGTTTCCTTCCCTATGAAGGGGCcaatccctcctccccaccctcctctctccAGAGACCCTCAGGCTGTTCTGGGCCAGGGAAAAGGGTGGGGGGGGACCAGGGACTGGTGTTTCTGCCCCCAGAGCCTTCCCTGCCCACAATCCATGGCATGGCCGGCAGAGTGTGGGCCCGTGAGGTAGATTGGCACAGCTGCCCCCTCACCCTGCCTGGCTGGGCCCCAGAGAGCTGGGGTCTCCCTGCCAGCATGGGGTGCCAGGGGCCTGGATCCCTTCGCCAAGATAGAAGCCCCCCCCTGATTCCagcagagagaggaggcaggGCCAGAGGAACAGGTGCTGGTGATGGGGAGCCCGGATGCCACCAATCAGCTCTATGGGGCCGGCCCCGATGCTTGCCGTCTGTCGCTCCCCCAGTCAAGGGGGGGGGCGCTCGAGGGCCCCAGGGGCAGTGCAGCCTGTGGGTGAAGGGCAGGTGGTCTCTGCGGGGGTAGGAGGAGGCGGAAAGGGAGAGACACGGGGAGGAGAGGAGTGTGTGTGCAGGCAGCGCACCGGCAGGGGGCGCCCTAGAGCCGGGAGCAGGAACGGCTGCGGCCGGCAGTGGGCAGCCAGGAGGCGAGAGGTGCGGGGctggccaggcagggctgggccaggcaGGGAGGCGGCTGGTGTCAGGGCCTCAGGAACAGCGGAAGGGAGCGGGGAGAGGCCGGGCCGCTCCGGGAGACCCCTCAGCCGGCTTGTTCACAGATACGTGTAGCTTTTTAGCATGGTCCCTTCAGACAGAGCCGAGGATCAGGCCTGGCCTCCGGTCTAACGGCCGTCGCCACCCTCGCCCGCGGGACCGGGCGCCGGGGCGCAGCCTGGCTACTTGAAGGTGGACTGCAGCTCCTTGAAGGCCGCCTTCCGCCGCTTCATCTCCTCTGtctgcttcttcctctcctcctgctcCGCCTTGATCTCCTCCTCGAAGCGGCTGGACACGCTCATGGCCTGGACctggggtggggtcgggggggGAGTGGCTCAGGGCCGGAGGGGGCTCTCTCCGGGGTCTCTTCTGGTTCCGCTGTCCCCCTCCCCTATGCACACACAGCTCTGCCTCCCACTAGCCTGGTCCTGGGCCAGGCGCTTCagtcacctctctgaacctcagttcttCCACTTAGAGCCTGGCACTCAGCAACTCCGACCTCATGGGTACGTTGGGAGGATTGAAAGAGAGAAGACGTATTCGGTagctgctgcagagcacgggTCCTGAAAATGCGAGCTTCCGAAGCTGCTATTCTTATCCTGTCCCCTGTCCTGGGAAGCCCAGACGCACACCTGGTCCCACTGATGAACCCGGAAACATCCCATCAACCCTAGAAGCccagagggaggtgggaggaggcctTTAGAAGGAATGTTCTTAGctaacatggggagggggagaagcaaGAACAGGCAGGGGCCCCGGGGCCCGGGGAGGGCAGGATCCAGGAACCATACTTGTCCCCTCAATCTTAGCGTGTGCTGAAAGGGGAGGGTACTGTGCACGGCGGTGGCCTCCGAGGCCCATCATACTCCCTCCCGGCTGGGGCTGGCGGGGCTAGTGTCTCCGAGCGGTCCCGGGAGCCAGTGCTGTGTTTCTGGGCCTGCTTCCTGTCTCCCGGGCCCACTCTTTAAGGCCCAGTCCTTTGAGGGTAGTGGCTCCGGGTACAGGGCTGGGGCAGCTCAGAGGGGCCCCTGTCACCTCTTCAAGAGtacacacccctccctcacccacctctggggcagggagagaaagagaagctggAAAGGATCACAGGCTGGACGGGAGGGGAGAGAAGCCAGGAGCGCCGTGGGCCCTGACCGACCCAGGAGGGGCGTCAGCTCCCCACCTCCTGTCTGCGGTCTCAGTAGGGACAGGAAGGGGACGTGCTGACCCTTGAGCTAACTCAGGGTCCCGGTGTACCCCGGCCACACCTGTCCTCAAGCGGGGGTCAGTGCAACCCCACCCTGGGCGCCACACCTCCTCCCATTCCTTACCTTAGCCTCAAAGAAGCTCTTGGCCCCCTTGACGCCCTCGGTGGACACATCGATCTCGGAGAGGCGGGCCAGCACGTGCAGCCCGCTGTCCTCCTGCAGCTCCCCAGCTGCTGCCTTGCGGAAAATCAGGAGGAACTGCAGCAGGGAGAACAGAACACTGATGCtgtcagggagagagggaaaggggccaGAGCCTGCCCACACCCAGGGCCAGCTGTAGGCCTCCCCGGAAAGGAGGTACTCAGGCCTGGGAGCTGGAGGTCTGGGCTCTCCGTCCTCCATGCTCTGTGTCCTGCGCAGGCTGTTGCgtccctccctctctgggccttggtttgcCCATCTGTACGATGGGAGGCTAGGTGACCTGTCTCCTGCCCCCGCAGGATTGGGGCTATTGCAGGCTGCTCTGCCCATGCTCAGCTCCCGTTAAAAGCCtcaacctagggcttccctggtggcgcagtggttgagagtccgcctgccgatgtaggggacacgggttcgcgccccggtccgggaggatcccacatgccgcggagcggctgggcccgtgagccatggccgctgagcctgcgcNNNNNNNNNNNNNNNNNNNNNNNNNNNNNNNNNNNNNNNNNNNNNNNNNNNNNNNNNNNNNNNNNNNNNNNNNNNNNNNNNNNNNNNNNNNNNNNNNNNNNNNNNNNNNNNNNNNNNNNNNNNNNNNNNNNNNNNNNNNNNNNNNNNNNNNNNNNNNNNNNNNNNNNNNNNNNNNNNNNNNNNNNNNNNNNNNNNNNNNNNNNNNNNNNNNNNNNNNNNNNNNNNNNNNNNNNNNNNNNNNNNNNNNNNNNNNNNNNNNNNNNNNNNNNNNNNNNNNNNNNNNNNNNNNNNNNNNNNNNNNNNNNNNNNNNNNNNNcgcgtaccgcaaaaaaaaaaaaaaaaaaaaaaaaaaaaaaaaaaaaaaaaagcctcaaccTACCTCTTACCTTTGTTTCCACTGTTCCCCAAACCAATCCGCTCTAACTTCCATTTACTGAGTCCTAAAGGTACATGactctgcccattttacagagcaaGGAAGgctcagaggcaagaaaaaacCTGTCCCAATCTCAGCACCAGAAAGCGATGGAGgaagggtttgaacccaggtccgGACTCCAAAGCATCATGGTGTACTGCTTGCACCTTCCTCCCTGGACTTGGCTCCCCCAggcgcccccctcccccttctctcgcCCTGCCTCTTCTGTGCTTCCTGCCGGTTCTCCAAGGCCCAGCCTGAGCCTTGACTGTCCAGAGGCCACCTCTGGCATTTAACCCTATGCTCCCCAGGGACCAGTGCCCTTGCTCTCTGACCttgagcctctgcttcctcctccagcAAACAGGCTCGTTCGTGGCTCCTGTCTCAGAGTGAGGCCTGAGTGAGATTTGGAGTGTGAAGTCACCCAGCTCAGCGACCGGCTCCTCTCGGACCCGCAGTGCATGTCCCTCCTCCATCTGTCCCCTCTTCTCCTGAATCACAGCATCCTGTTATTTCACTCTCTGAGCATCTCCCCCTCTACATGCCAGGACCCCTGGAGCGCAGGGCCTTTCTCTGTACTCCCACAGCCCACACAGGGTCAGGTATACAGAAGTCACTCCATAAGTGCTCACTGCATGAAGGAATGGATGTGCCTCCTTCTCACTTAGGCATCTCAGAATCTCCCCAGGTACCTGCTCTAGGATCCGCTGAAACCTCACTCAGCCAACTATCAGCCACTCGACAGTGGCTGTTCACGGACAAAGTCGCTCAATAACAAAGAGGGGTTagtttctccccaccccccacggGGAGTGGGGCTCACCTCTCGGAAGCTGAGCTTGCTGTCAAAGTCCTCATCCACCTCCTTGATCATGTTTTTCAGGCCCAGGTGGGTCTGGGGGGCTCCAAGTTTCTCCATCATGAGCTTTAGCTCCATCAGGTCGATGAAGCCATCCCGGCCGGCATCGTACCTGTGAGCGCAAAGAGAGGGGCCTAAGGACATCCTGCCACCTCATACCTGACCAGAGTGGTCATAAGCCGAGTACAAGGAGCCTGGGGGCTCAAAAGGTGCCTCCCACCAACATGTCATCTTATCACAGCTGGAGAGAACCCCGGCCCAGGTGGACTCCC from Physeter macrocephalus isolate SW-GA unplaced genomic scaffold, ASM283717v5 random_28, whole genome shotgun sequence includes these protein-coding regions:
- the EFHD2 gene encoding EF-hand domain-containing protein D2, with amino-acid sequence MATDELASKLSRRLQMEGEGDVEAPEQPGLNGAAAAAAAGAPDEAAEALGSADEELSAKLLRRADLNQGIGEPQSPSRRVFNPYTEFKEFSRKQIKDMEKMFKQYDAGRDGFIDLMELKLMMEKLGAPQTHLGLKNMIKEVDEDFDSKLSFREFLLIFRKAAAGELQEDSGLHVLARLSEIDVSTEGVKGAKSFFEAKVQAMSVSSRFEEEIKAEQEERKKQTEEMKRRKAAFKELQSTFK